In the Thermotoga sp. Ku-13t genome, one interval contains:
- the fabD gene encoding ACP S-malonyltransferase codes for MLAFVFPGQGSQYSGMGREFMSYPRARYFFERAKEVLGIDMYQLMNAEEEILKITENAQPAIYLASYIAFDELIRYGVVPNVVAGHSLGEYTALAAADVYDFELGLYLVRKRGEYISQAVPPGLGGMAAVIGADASKVEEAIADIEGVWIANYNAPDQIVISGSVEAVRKASEKLRTVAKRVIELKVSGPFHTPLLESAREKMAKELRGVKFRRPRWPIVMNSTARETTDPEEIKENILAQISGPVKWYQSIERMVSMGVHSFVEVGPQKVLTNLIKKTKPEASRHFSEILEEEKKPIPQVV; via the coding sequence GTGCTAGCCTTCGTCTTTCCCGGTCAGGGCTCACAATATTCCGGCATGGGAAGAGAATTCATGTCTTATCCAAGGGCACGATACTTCTTCGAGCGGGCGAAGGAAGTGCTGGGTATAGACATGTACCAGCTGATGAACGCGGAAGAGGAAATCCTCAAAATAACAGAGAACGCTCAACCGGCGATATATCTCGCGAGTTACATAGCCTTCGACGAGTTGATCCGATACGGTGTCGTGCCTAATGTTGTGGCGGGTCACAGCCTTGGTGAGTACACCGCGCTTGCCGCAGCAGATGTTTACGATTTCGAGCTTGGTCTGTATCTCGTGAGAAAGAGGGGTGAGTACATCTCGCAGGCCGTTCCACCGGGACTGGGTGGCATGGCTGCCGTGATCGGAGCCGACGCATCGAAAGTCGAGGAAGCCATCGCAGACATAGAAGGGGTGTGGATCGCGAACTACAACGCACCGGATCAGATCGTGATCAGCGGTTCAGTGGAAGCAGTGAGAAAGGCATCTGAGAAGTTGAGAACTGTTGCGAAGCGAGTGATAGAACTGAAAGTGAGTGGACCGTTCCACACACCGTTGCTTGAATCCGCACGCGAAAAGATGGCGAAGGAACTGAGAGGAGTCAAGTTCCGGAGGCCAAGATGGCCGATCGTCATGAACAGTACTGCTCGGGAAACGACGGACCCAGAAGAAATCAAAGAAAACATCCTTGCACAGATAAGCGGTCCGGTGAAATGGTACCAGTCGATAGAGAGAATGGTATCTATGGGTGTTCACAGCTTCGTGGAAGTCGGACCTCAGAAAGTTCTGACGAACCTCATCAAGAAAACGAAACCAGAGGCCTCGCGGCATTTTTCAGAAATTCTGGAAGAAGAAAAGAAACCGATCCCACAAGTTGTGTGA
- a CDS encoding nitronate monooxygenase, protein MGGMAWAGTARLAAAVSNAGGLGMIGSGAMRAQQLKDAIGQIRKLTDRPFGANVMLASPYVEELLDVIVQEGVPVVSFGAGNPVKYIPKLKDRGIKVIVVVASDSLAKLVERAGADAVVAEGMESGGHIGEVTTLVLVNKVARSVNIPVIAAGGIADGRGMAAAFALGAEGIQMGTRFLATVEAEVHENYKKKILNASIRDTVVTGAKLGHPARVIKTPFARQVLELEVKSPEEAESILVGSLRKAVIDGDLDSGSFMAGQVVGLIEDIPTVKELIDRIVKEFYETVQKLCREVKVC, encoded by the coding sequence ATGGGTGGCATGGCCTGGGCCGGGACAGCCAGGCTCGCCGCGGCCGTGTCGAACGCGGGTGGCCTGGGAATGATTGGCTCCGGCGCGATGAGGGCACAGCAACTGAAGGATGCGATCGGGCAGATCAGAAAACTCACCGATAGGCCTTTTGGTGCGAACGTGATGCTCGCTTCCCCATACGTCGAAGAACTTCTGGACGTCATCGTTCAAGAGGGCGTGCCTGTGGTTTCGTTCGGCGCAGGCAATCCTGTCAAGTACATTCCGAAGCTGAAGGATCGGGGCATCAAGGTTATCGTGGTGGTCGCTTCCGATTCGCTGGCGAAACTCGTCGAAAGGGCCGGTGCCGATGCCGTCGTGGCCGAGGGAATGGAATCCGGAGGGCACATTGGAGAAGTCACCACACTCGTGCTTGTCAACAAGGTTGCAAGGTCCGTGAACATACCTGTGATCGCCGCTGGTGGTATCGCAGACGGTCGTGGTATGGCAGCCGCATTCGCGCTCGGAGCTGAGGGTATCCAGATGGGAACGAGATTTCTCGCCACCGTTGAAGCTGAGGTACACGAGAATTACAAGAAGAAGATCCTCAACGCGTCGATAAGAGACACCGTTGTGACCGGCGCAAAACTCGGTCATCCCGCACGCGTTATTAAAACACCGTTTGCGAGACAGGTTCTCGAACTCGAAGTGAAGAGTCCAGAAGAAGCAGAATCGATACTCGTCGGGAGTTTGAGAAAGGCTGTGATCGACGGGGATCTCGACTCTGGTTCTTTCATGGCAGGTCAGGTGGTCGGTCTCATAGAGGACATACCCACAGTAAAAGAGTTGATCGATAGGATCGTGAAAGAGTTTTATGAAACGGTACAAAAACTCTGCAGGGAGGTGAAAGTGTGCTAG
- the fabZ gene encoding 3-hydroxyacyl-ACP dehydratase FabZ — MNVDEVLQILPHRFPILLVDRVLEKDEKRIAAIKNVTISEIVFLGHFPEYPIYPGVLIIEGMAQAAGLLLLKPGEKVVPLFLGIDNARFKSPVRPGDVLRYEVEIVESKLNVVKVRARATVDERLVASAELLLGVKRREEQGD; from the coding sequence GTGAACGTGGACGAAGTGCTTCAAATTTTGCCGCACAGATTTCCCATACTCCTCGTGGATAGAGTTCTGGAGAAAGATGAGAAGAGAATAGCGGCGATCAAGAACGTAACGATCTCGGAAATCGTCTTTCTGGGACATTTTCCGGAGTATCCCATCTATCCTGGTGTCCTGATCATCGAAGGCATGGCCCAGGCAGCAGGATTGTTGCTCCTGAAACCTGGAGAAAAGGTGGTTCCTCTGTTCCTGGGCATAGATAACGCACGGTTCAAGTCGCCCGTCAGGCCTGGGGACGTTCTACGTTACGAAGTAGAAATCGTCGAGAGCAAGCTCAACGTGGTGAAAGTGAGAGCGAGGGCGACTGTGGACGAAAGGCTCGTCGCGAGCGCCGAACTTCTTTTGGGAGTGAAGAGACGTGAAGAACAGGGTGACTGA
- the fabF gene encoding beta-ketoacyl-ACP synthase II — translation MRRVVITGMGIVSPIGIGKEEVLVNLERSTVAIDRITSFDASKLPVRIAAEVKNFDVEKYIDRKLARRTDRFVHFALVAFKEALEQAKIDLSAFSERTAVLVASGMGGFITLDAENNKFLAEGASKVSPFLIPMLLINMASGIISIEYGLKGVNFAPVSACAASGHAIALGALLIRHGYADVAIVGGSEATIAPLPIAGFASMRALSTRNEEPKKASRPFDVQRDGFVMGEGGAILILEAEEIALQRNAEIIAEVKGFGMNDDAYHMSAPDPEGRGAEKAMRMALEDAKLSAQDIQYVSCHATSTPAGDVAEAKAIERIFGKNVLVNSGKALMGHLLGAAAAAETVIGILQMQKGFLHAMPNLDEKDPEVNINVVEKEPVKTTIDNFVKNSFGFGGHNVSIVIGRYEP, via the coding sequence GTGAGACGAGTGGTCATCACCGGAATGGGCATAGTCAGTCCGATAGGAATCGGCAAAGAAGAGGTCCTTGTCAATCTGGAACGTTCGACCGTCGCCATCGATCGTATAACCAGTTTCGATGCCAGCAAGCTTCCCGTCAGGATAGCAGCTGAGGTGAAGAATTTCGACGTTGAGAAGTACATAGACAGGAAGCTCGCGCGGAGAACCGACAGGTTCGTTCACTTCGCCCTCGTTGCCTTCAAAGAAGCGCTCGAACAGGCGAAGATAGATCTTTCAGCCTTCTCCGAGAGAACGGCGGTGCTCGTGGCTTCAGGTATGGGTGGTTTCATCACCCTCGATGCGGAGAACAACAAATTCCTCGCGGAGGGTGCCTCTAAGGTCAGTCCCTTCCTGATACCCATGCTGCTGATCAACATGGCCTCGGGAATCATCTCGATAGAATACGGTCTGAAAGGGGTTAATTTCGCACCGGTGAGTGCCTGTGCGGCTTCTGGACACGCGATCGCACTGGGTGCGTTGTTGATCAGACACGGGTACGCCGACGTGGCCATCGTCGGCGGTTCGGAAGCCACGATAGCTCCGCTGCCGATAGCGGGTTTTGCGAGCATGCGAGCACTCTCAACCAGGAACGAGGAACCGAAGAAGGCTTCCAGACCTTTCGATGTTCAGCGTGACGGTTTCGTGATGGGTGAAGGTGGCGCCATACTCATCCTCGAAGCCGAAGAGATCGCGCTTCAGAGGAATGCAGAAATCATAGCTGAAGTCAAAGGGTTCGGCATGAACGACGATGCTTACCACATGAGCGCCCCAGATCCGGAGGGACGTGGCGCGGAAAAAGCCATGAGGATGGCCCTGGAAGATGCAAAACTGTCTGCCCAGGACATCCAGTATGTGAGCTGCCACGCGACGAGCACACCTGCCGGAGACGTTGCGGAAGCCAAGGCGATCGAGAGGATCTTTGGAAAAAACGTACTGGTGAACAGCGGCAAGGCTTTGATGGGTCATCTGCTCGGGGCAGCGGCAGCTGCCGAAACGGTGATCGGAATTCTGCAGATGCAGAAAGGCTTCCTCCACGCGATGCCAAATCTGGACGAGAAGGACCCAGAGGTGAACATAAACGTCGTCGAAAAGGAACCGGTCAAAACCACGATCGATAACTTCGTCAAGAATTCCTTCGGTTTCGGAGGTCACAACGTGTCGATCGTCATCGGGAGGTACGAGCCGTGA
- a CDS encoding metallophosphoesterase: MWLILSDTHDNLNNIERFVEEVKRRNVTHVFHCGDIVSPFALNRLLKIEAEFHAVFGNNDGEVLLLAQRASGRIVKGPVELVVGGKKVVMMHEPFAVEVLLFSQQYDFIFYGHTHKLDVRRQGRTVLINPGDGSGYLAEKPSAVFVDPETGQIDVYRL, from the coding sequence ATGTGGTTGATCCTCTCTGACACGCACGACAACTTGAACAACATTGAAAGGTTCGTTGAAGAGGTGAAACGTCGAAACGTGACACACGTGTTCCACTGCGGTGATATAGTGTCACCTTTTGCGCTGAACAGGTTGTTGAAAATCGAGGCAGAATTCCACGCAGTCTTCGGTAACAACGACGGAGAAGTATTGCTTCTGGCTCAAAGAGCTTCGGGAAGGATCGTCAAAGGGCCCGTCGAGCTCGTAGTTGGCGGAAAGAAAGTCGTTATGATGCACGAACCTTTCGCGGTGGAAGTCCTCTTATTCTCCCAGCAGTACGATTTCATCTTCTACGGACACACGCACAAACTCGATGTACGAAGGCAGGGCAGGACCGTTCTGATCAATCCGGGCGATGGCAGTGGATACCTGGCCGAAAAACCAAGTGCTGTTTTCGTGGATCCAGAAACTGGGCAAATCGATGTGTATCGATTGTGA
- a CDS encoding clostripain-related cysteine peptidase, translated as MKKFILFCFALCSVFFLISCINLTSSAIRVILPDELYAGKPFELKIGVVNWLGVPLKDVDVNVNGLIFTTDESGYARVPLFLNAGPYTLEVSYGKVTEKIFLNVEEASWLVLCWFGADNDLSNYVAGDLAEMQMAAGDVSVIVLVDQSSNLNDGVYALSIDGRFVKVESFANDIDSGSKDNFSRFVEKYHAYAAKRKALVLWNHGTAWDDTERYKIKGISYDDESRDFLKISELKEALENFHWDVLGFDACLMGSVEVLYELRGLADLFIAAPSLIPGSGWNYKFLSEVSDVEPEDFCKKTIEYWRQAYGDPNYENVLNGWRSNQLSKAVNTLAIMVKGTPAIQTHATVYNDNPRLCDLGEVLEEFGWNQALSEFQSARIPEATDSKIYLSVFLPADKNELESYYSMYSLLSFAKDAAWLDWLDSLW; from the coding sequence GTGAAAAAGTTCATCCTTTTCTGCTTCGCCCTCTGTTCGGTGTTTTTTTTAATATCGTGCATAAACTTGACCAGCTCCGCCATCAGGGTTATTCTGCCGGACGAGCTGTACGCCGGTAAGCCATTTGAGCTGAAAATCGGCGTCGTCAACTGGCTGGGAGTTCCTTTGAAAGACGTCGATGTGAACGTCAACGGTTTAATCTTCACGACGGATGAGTCTGGATATGCGAGAGTACCTCTGTTTCTCAACGCAGGTCCTTATACACTGGAAGTGAGCTACGGGAAGGTCACAGAAAAAATTTTCCTCAACGTTGAGGAAGCCTCCTGGCTGGTTCTCTGCTGGTTCGGTGCGGACAATGACCTCTCAAACTACGTGGCTGGCGATCTTGCAGAAATGCAGATGGCAGCGGGAGACGTTTCAGTCATAGTGCTTGTTGATCAGAGTAGCAATCTGAACGACGGAGTTTACGCACTCTCGATCGATGGAAGGTTCGTCAAGGTGGAATCGTTCGCGAACGATATCGACAGTGGATCTAAGGATAATTTTTCACGTTTCGTGGAAAAATACCACGCGTACGCTGCAAAGAGGAAGGCGCTCGTTCTCTGGAACCATGGGACGGCGTGGGACGACACCGAGCGGTACAAAATCAAGGGTATTTCCTACGATGACGAAAGCAGGGACTTTTTGAAAATTTCAGAACTGAAAGAAGCCCTGGAAAATTTCCATTGGGACGTGCTGGGCTTCGATGCGTGCTTGATGGGTTCAGTGGAAGTTCTTTACGAACTGAGAGGCCTCGCCGACCTCTTCATCGCCGCTCCAAGTTTGATACCAGGTTCAGGGTGGAACTATAAATTTCTCAGTGAAGTTTCAGATGTTGAACCTGAAGATTTTTGCAAGAAGACGATAGAGTACTGGAGGCAAGCTTACGGGGACCCCAATTACGAAAATGTGCTGAACGGCTGGCGTTCAAACCAACTGAGCAAAGCCGTGAACACTCTGGCCATTATGGTGAAAGGAACTCCTGCAATTCAAACCCACGCCACTGTTTACAACGATAACCCTCGCCTGTGCGACCTCGGTGAAGTTCTGGAAGAATTTGGATGGAATCAAGCCCTGAGTGAATTTCAATCGGCACGGATTCCAGAAGCCACTGATTCCAAAATCTACCTCAGCGTGTTCTTACCTGCGGATAAGAATGAACTCGAAAGCTACTACAGCATGTATTCTCTGCTTTCCTTTGCCAAGGACGCCGCATGGCTCGATTGGTTGGATAGTCTGTGGTGA
- a CDS encoding D-cysteine desulfhydrase family protein: MKLSFARLPTPIEMLPRLSKRYEREIFVKRDDLTEFISSGNKIRKLEFLLADAVRNRCDTVFTCGGEQSNHARATAHLCVKLGLKPVLFLRESQPEQNNNLSKRIRGFFASDEAEWKYFKEAVNGNLLIDKLLGAEIVFLSHQQYVKIDEVFEEYKEKYESQGRRVYIIPEGGSNALGALGYVWAVAEMTNQIDLSQINAIYCAVGSGGTYAGLLAGLRSLGYETPVIGINVTKREANYFVEKVLKIIDELAEYGIKVKVKPEEIKITDDFSGPAYAVPTEADVECIKITASAEGIILDPVYTAKAFRGMLQTSKRGQKVLFVHTGGTFGLFAQAHRFMEL, translated from the coding sequence ATGAAGCTATCGTTCGCGAGGCTCCCCACACCAATTGAAATGTTACCAAGGCTCAGCAAACGTTATGAACGAGAAATATTCGTCAAGAGAGACGATCTCACTGAGTTCATATCCTCGGGCAACAAGATTCGTAAACTCGAGTTCCTCCTAGCCGATGCGGTGCGAAACAGATGTGATACAGTGTTCACTTGCGGTGGAGAACAATCCAACCACGCGCGTGCGACCGCTCACCTGTGCGTCAAGCTCGGTTTGAAACCGGTTCTGTTCCTGAGAGAGAGCCAGCCGGAACAGAACAACAACCTTTCCAAGAGAATCAGGGGTTTCTTTGCAAGTGATGAGGCCGAGTGGAAATACTTCAAAGAAGCAGTTAACGGGAATCTTTTGATCGACAAACTGCTCGGTGCGGAGATCGTTTTCCTTTCTCACCAGCAGTACGTGAAGATCGACGAGGTTTTTGAAGAGTACAAGGAAAAGTACGAGTCCCAGGGTCGAAGAGTTTACATCATACCGGAAGGGGGATCGAACGCACTCGGGGCGCTCGGTTACGTCTGGGCCGTGGCGGAGATGACGAATCAGATCGATCTTTCACAAATCAACGCCATCTATTGCGCCGTAGGTAGCGGTGGTACCTATGCTGGTTTGCTCGCAGGTCTGAGATCCCTCGGATACGAAACGCCTGTCATCGGGATCAACGTGACCAAAAGGGAGGCAAACTATTTCGTAGAGAAGGTGCTGAAGATCATCGATGAACTCGCCGAATACGGAATAAAAGTGAAGGTGAAACCTGAAGAGATCAAAATCACAGATGATTTCAGTGGCCCGGCGTACGCTGTGCCAACCGAGGCCGACGTTGAATGCATAAAGATAACAGCGTCAGCAGAGGGAATCATACTCGATCCAGTCTACACGGCCAAGGCGTTCAGAGGCATGCTTCAGACAAGCAAAAGAGGTCAAAAAGTTCTGTTCGTTCATACCGGTGGCACATTCGGTCTGTTCGCGCAAGCGCACAGGTTCATGGAGCTGTGA
- a CDS encoding alanyl-tRNA editing protein, with the protein MIKIKRLYEEGKDFFAVSDESPFYPDGKGGQLGDRGTIGPARVLFVKESGSEIHHKIDRPIEIGEYDFQIDLIRREDIAVQHSAQHILSAAFLKIVQAQTLSFHMGEESSTIDIDLPILTERTIEDVEDLANKIVRSHLNVEILIVGKDEAKRMNLRKSISEKVGQNVRIVKIGDFDTAACGGFHVQNTGEIGIIKIIDWEKVKGTLTRVYFVAGVRALKHSQKCIFVTKALQKALTCSLEDLGTRVESLIEKVKLLSSQLERLSQEHAEAIKDSLSSREISGYRVSFYEGFDGVAKALLKSHNADLMVCKVEEEFVLSSETLDCAQIVSKLKSILNAPGGGGKKRGSVKTNVSMEEFLNALEKAMGVKE; encoded by the coding sequence GTGATCAAAATTAAGAGACTGTATGAGGAAGGCAAAGATTTTTTTGCCGTGAGCGATGAAAGCCCGTTTTATCCAGACGGTAAGGGTGGTCAATTAGGTGATCGTGGCACCATAGGGCCCGCAAGGGTGCTTTTTGTAAAAGAAAGTGGCAGCGAGATCCACCACAAGATAGACAGGCCCATCGAGATCGGAGAATACGATTTCCAGATCGACTTGATTAGACGTGAGGATATTGCGGTGCAGCATTCCGCACAGCACATCCTTTCAGCAGCATTTTTGAAAATAGTGCAAGCACAAACTTTGAGCTTCCATATGGGTGAAGAATCGTCAACGATAGACATCGACCTACCGATTCTCACCGAAAGAACCATAGAAGATGTGGAAGATCTGGCAAACAAAATCGTCAGAAGTCACCTGAACGTAGAAATCCTCATCGTTGGCAAGGACGAAGCCAAACGAATGAACCTGAGAAAATCCATAAGTGAAAAGGTTGGGCAGAACGTCAGGATCGTTAAAATTGGGGATTTCGACACAGCCGCCTGTGGAGGGTTTCACGTTCAAAACACGGGCGAAATCGGGATCATCAAGATCATCGACTGGGAGAAAGTGAAAGGCACTTTAACGAGGGTCTATTTCGTCGCAGGTGTGAGGGCTCTCAAACACTCTCAAAAGTGCATCTTCGTAACGAAAGCTCTTCAAAAGGCCCTCACCTGTTCTCTGGAAGACCTCGGGACCAGGGTCGAATCTCTGATAGAGAAGGTCAAATTGCTCTCTTCTCAACTCGAGAGACTGTCACAGGAACACGCGGAAGCCATCAAGGACAGCTTGTCGAGCAGAGAGATTTCCGGTTACAGGGTCAGTTTTTACGAGGGGTTCGATGGCGTGGCAAAAGCGTTGTTGAAAAGTCACAACGCAGACCTCATGGTTTGTAAGGTCGAAGAAGAATTCGTTCTGAGCTCAGAAACACTGGACTGCGCACAGATCGTTTCGAAGTTGAAATCAATTCTGAACGCGCCGGGCGGTGGTGGAAAAAAACGTGGCTCGGTAAAAACGAACGTCAGCATGGAGGAGTTTTTGAACGCTCTCGAAAAAGCGATGGGGGTGAAAGAATGA